A genome region from Chryseobacterium sp. G0186 includes the following:
- a CDS encoding DUF3817 domain-containing protein: MNFIEKFFSKYPQEKIIKWFKQICLAEAITCFLLYGVAMIWKRYDEEGLLPTIFIIIVGNIHGLFFTLYLFFCLPVRKIFNWDDEDFVFALLAAFFPFATIWVDKALAKKDREQ; this comes from the coding sequence ATGAATTTCATCGAAAAATTTTTCTCGAAATATCCCCAGGAAAAAATCATCAAATGGTTTAAACAGATCTGTCTTGCTGAGGCAATAACCTGTTTTCTACTCTATGGGGTTGCCATGATCTGGAAAAGATATGACGAAGAGGGTCTTCTTCCTACTATTTTTATCATTATTGTAGGGAATATCCACGGATTATTTTTCACCCTTTATCTTTTTTTCTGTCTTCCGGTAAGAAAAATTTTCAACTGGGATGATGAAGATTTTGTATTTGCCTTATTGGCTGCATTTTTCCCGTTTGCAACGATATGGGTAGATAAAGCCTTGGCTAAAAAAGATCGTGAACAATAA
- a CDS encoding outer membrane beta-barrel family protein → MKTQILIAALFFSGFVTAQQKKDSLKVNAIEAVNIKKQVFKKQGDRLVYDVAASPIAKGTNTFTLLKQTPMISSADGRTLKILGKNDAVIYINNKKTNMDAEALIEMLKSTPSEDIQKIEVITVPGSEFQVESKEGVINIVMKKSKNNGYNGTMKMQNEHAYYNNPSAGASFNFRQGKWSGNSNIRVGNWTEREKYTLSNGDPTFRNESYGYNADPNNNYGGSFNLDYEINKKQSIGLSYNMRYNKSFNSMLEMMNWQDGVLTNRTINNEDAQTRNHSFNLNYEIKTDSLGSKLTSNVSYLWFNRDKVSFNESFPLYEDENNKYSALHQSVPQIINNYAANIDYLKKTAKGATWLMGISYNHTNTDNDTRQDVFNGITFVDNPAQTNHFIYKEQILGAYINYERKLTEKVSGKAGLRYEMTKSTGDIIGKTGFERNYNNLLPYLNLNYAISSDHNLSYTFSSRIRRPRFWELNPSRMYFTPTNYTQNNPFILASKFYNQELNYMYKNAFYANLSFSMIDDASNQLPLRGVLTRTGKDENGNPVEEKIKFLRYIRTNYGNSRELGLTLGMNKSWFKDIWTTNYSVNLGYTTFKGMVTEDPTSMPEPGETEQLEAYVLDVKNYNASATFNNTVRLSSKKDWFMGVNYFISSRAATESGMMGVRQSLDLSLKRIVGDWTLVVELNDVFNQNYYKIEGVQPHGSYNNVTNFGYSRLLNIGVTYNFGNQKLKKAREMKSANDAVKSRT, encoded by the coding sequence ATGAAAACTCAAATTCTTATTGCAGCCCTATTTTTCAGTGGATTTGTTACTGCCCAACAGAAAAAAGACAGTTTGAAAGTAAATGCTATTGAAGCAGTGAATATCAAGAAACAGGTTTTCAAAAAACAAGGTGACCGTTTAGTCTATGATGTAGCTGCCTCTCCTATTGCTAAGGGAACGAATACGTTTACACTGCTGAAACAAACTCCTATGATTTCCAGTGCAGACGGAAGAACATTGAAGATCCTGGGAAAAAACGATGCTGTTATTTATATCAACAACAAAAAGACAAATATGGATGCTGAGGCTTTAATTGAAATGCTAAAGTCTACACCATCTGAAGATATACAGAAAATTGAGGTTATTACAGTTCCTGGAAGTGAATTCCAGGTAGAGTCTAAGGAAGGAGTCATCAATATTGTGATGAAAAAAAGTAAGAACAATGGCTACAATGGAACCATGAAGATGCAAAATGAGCATGCTTACTATAATAATCCATCAGCAGGGGCTTCTTTCAACTTCAGACAGGGGAAATGGTCCGGAAATTCCAATATCAGAGTAGGAAACTGGACTGAAAGGGAAAAGTATACATTGTCTAACGGAGATCCTACCTTCAGAAATGAATCTTATGGATATAATGCAGATCCTAACAATAATTATGGGGGAAGCTTCAATCTTGATTATGAAATCAATAAAAAGCAGAGCATCGGATTGTCCTACAACATGAGATATAATAAGAGCTTCAACTCTATGCTGGAAATGATGAACTGGCAAGATGGAGTGTTAACAAACAGAACGATCAATAATGAGGATGCACAGACGAGAAATCATTCTTTTAATTTAAATTATGAAATAAAGACTGATTCTCTGGGTAGTAAACTTACCTCCAATGTTTCTTATTTATGGTTCAACAGGGATAAAGTGAGTTTTAATGAAAGCTTTCCCCTGTATGAGGACGAGAACAACAAATACTCAGCGCTCCATCAATCAGTACCACAGATTATCAATAATTATGCAGCCAATATTGATTACCTGAAAAAAACAGCTAAGGGAGCAACATGGCTAATGGGAATCAGTTACAACCATACGAATACGGATAATGATACGAGACAGGATGTCTTTAATGGAATAACCTTCGTGGATAATCCTGCACAAACCAATCACTTTATCTATAAGGAACAAATTCTGGGAGCCTATATTAATTATGAAAGAAAATTAACTGAAAAGGTTTCAGGAAAAGCAGGTCTCCGATATGAAATGACGAAAAGTACAGGAGATATTATTGGAAAAACAGGATTTGAAAGAAACTACAATAATTTATTGCCTTACCTGAACTTAAACTATGCTATTAGTTCTGATCATAATTTAAGCTATACATTCTCAAGCAGAATCAGAAGACCAAGATTTTGGGAACTGAACCCATCCAGAATGTATTTCACTCCTACCAACTATACTCAGAACAACCCATTTATTTTGGCTTCAAAGTTCTACAATCAGGAGCTTAATTATATGTACAAAAATGCATTTTATGCTAATCTGAGCTTCAGTATGATAGATGATGCTTCGAATCAGCTTCCTTTACGAGGAGTTTTAACCAGAACCGGAAAAGATGAAAATGGCAATCCAGTTGAGGAAAAAATAAAGTTCCTGCGATATATAAGAACCAATTATGGAAACAGCAGAGAATTGGGATTAACGTTGGGAATGAACAAGTCCTGGTTCAAAGATATCTGGACCACCAATTATTCTGTTAATCTCGGATATACTACATTCAAGGGAATGGTAACGGAAGATCCTACTTCTATGCCTGAGCCTGGAGAAACAGAGCAATTGGAAGCCTATGTTCTTGATGTTAAAAACTACAATGCAAGTGCAACTTTTAATAATACCGTTCGACTTTCCTCTAAAAAAGACTGGTTTATGGGAGTTAATTACTTCATAAGCAGCAGAGCGGCAACGGAATCAGGTATGATGGGAGTAAGACAAAGCCTTGATCTAAGCCTGAAAAGAATTGTTGGAGACTGGACATTGGTCGTTGAATTAAATGATGTATTCAATCAGAATTACTATAAAATTGAGGGGGTACAGCCTCACGGAAGCTACAATAATGTAACCAATTTTGGGTATTCGAGATTACTGAATATTGGGGTGACGTACAATTTCGGAAATCAAAAGCTAAAAAAAGCAAGGGAAATGAAGTCAGCGAATGATGCTGTAAAATCAAGAACCTAA